A part of Silurus meridionalis isolate SWU-2019-XX chromosome 18, ASM1480568v1, whole genome shotgun sequence genomic DNA contains:
- the recql gene encoding ATP-dependent DNA helicase Q1 isoform X1, with the protein MASIAEKEEARAELESVEAELELLELQISELLEKQASLTSRKNKLLKILDGSCVSAQPSGSAKLSKLTFSKKDLQHYEESDFSWSKEAEEKLAKVFNLTKFRPLQRAAINLTLSGRDLFLVMPTGRGKSLCYQLPSVCCKGFTLVIAPLVSLMEDQLMYLKSINVPAVTLNASSSKEDSKYVMAGMIDKNSPFKLLYVTPEKIAKSKLLMSKLEKAYNMGLLERIAVDEVHCCSQWGHDFRPDYKLLGILKRQFPKVPLIGLTATATSSVLNDCQKILCVQDPVTLTAPFNRPNLYYEVRFKNGDESTKEIAALIKGKYKDQSGIVYVFSQKDAETVSAELQQKGVLAQPYHANMEPSNKTLVHHQWASKKIQVVVATVAFGMGIDKADVRFVIHHTISKSMENYYQESGRAGRDDRPADCVVFYGFADIFRVSTMVVMENTGQQKLQNMVAYCQNVDRCRRAIMAIHFDEVWDDEECNKACDVCRHGNDYITMDITKHAREVVAIVELAASLDEKMTPLKVCDTWMGKGSSKVRKMAKVTTLSRLEVESIIVHLLLNGYFSEDFSFTPYTTYFYLKAGRKAGLLKNENHTVTMKMRRKVPTPSSSIDQSDAAPQDETHGYAKDINTDQSTNGNVIKMTSNQPNPEREPSQNQKDSSPEPPESNQPSVIEVYVEVNVQEQKGNVQSHSKTNKQQLVASKRRRQPFSPSPSVLASCPSETSIVSAAALEELSDLRSYYSEQLRRINYTSHEQLQESGSGMLTCIREPLRSLRLPSSTTLAKSARNLWTRVSMRRKLIQ; encoded by the exons ATGGCCAGCATTGCCGAAAAAG AAGAAGCTCGGGCCGAGTTGGAGTCCGTCGAAGCCGAGTTGGAGTTGTTGGAGCTGCAGATATCTGAGCTCCTGGAGAAGCAGGCATCTCTAACCTCCAGGAAAAACAAACTCCTGAAGATTCTCGATGGCTCCTGTGTTTCTGCTCAGCCTTCGGGGTCTGCGAAGCTGTCCAAACTCACCTTCAGCAAAAAAGACCTGCAGCACTATGAGGAGTCAG ATTTCTCATGGTCAAAAGAGGCAGAGGAGAAACTCGCAAAAGTGTTCAATCTCACCAAGTTCCGACCTCTTCAGCGAGCCGCGATCAACCTCACCTTGTCTGGAAGAGACCTCTTTTTGGTGATGCCTACAGGCCGCGGCAAGAGCTTGTGCTACCAGCTACCATCTGTGTGCTGTAAAG GCTTTACGCTGGTCATAGCACCGCTGGTGTCTCTGATGGAGGATCAACTCATGTATCTGAAGTCCATCAACGTTCCTGCTGTAACACTTAATGCTTCAAGTTCAAAG GAGGATTCTAAATATGTCATGGCAGGTATGATTGATAAAAACAGCCCGTTCAAACTGCTCTACGTCACGCCGGAGAAGATCGCCAAGAGTAAACTGCTGATGTCTAAGCTGGAGAAAGCGTATAATATGGGTCTGCTGGAGCGCATCGCTGTGGACGAAGTTCACTGCTGCAGTCAGTGGGGTCATGACTTCAGACCAG ATTACAAGCTCCTGGGTATTCTCAAACGTCAGTTCCCTAAAGTCCCACTGATCGGTCTGACTGCCACTGCGACCAGCAGCGTTCTGAATGACTGCCAGAAGATCCTGTGTGTTCAGGATCCAGTCACACTTACTGCACCATTTAACAGGCCTAATCTCTATTACGAG gtTCGATTTAAAAATGGAGACGAGTCGACTAAAGAAATTGCAGCTCTGATTAAAGGAAAATACAAGGACCAATCAG GAATAGTGTACGTGTTCTCACAGAAAGATGCAGAGACTGTGTCTGCAGAGCTGCAGCAGAAGGGCGTCCTGGCTCAGCCGTACCACGCAAACATGGAGCCTTCAAACAAGACCCTGGTGCATCATCAGTGGGCTAGCAAAAAGATTCAG GTGGTCGTTGCTACGGTGGCGTTTGGAATGGGTATTGACAAAGCTGATGTGCGGTTTGTTATCCACCATACCATCAGCAAGTCCATGGAGAACTACTATCAGGAGAGTGGACGTGCAG gaaGAGATGACCGTCCAGCAGACTGTGTCGTGTTCTATGGATTTGCAGATATTTTCAGGGTCAGCACCATGGTTGTGATGGAGAACACCGGCCAGCAGAAGCTTCAAAACATGGTGGCTTATTGTCAGAATGTGGACAG GTGCCGGCGAGCTATCATGGCCATTCACTTTGATGAAGTTTGGGACGATGAAGAGTGCAACAAGGCGTGTGATGTGTGTCGTCATGGCAATG ACTACATTACCATGGACATTACCAAGCACGCACGTGAAGTGGTGGCCATCGTAGAGTTGGCCGCATCTCTGGACGAGAAGATGACTCCGCTGAAGGTGTGCGATACCTGGATGGGGAAAGGCAGCAGCAAGGTCCGTAAAATGGCCAAAGTCACGACCCTGTCACGCCTGGAGGTGGAATCCATCATTGTTCATCTTTTACTGAATGGCTACTTCAG tgaAGATTTCAGCTTCACGCCCTACACTACCTACTTTTACCTGAAAGCAGGACGTAAAGCTGGCCTACTGAAGAATGAAAACCACACAGTAAcgatgaagatgaggaggaaaGTGCCTACACCGAGCTCAAGT ATTGACCAATCAGATGCTGCACCACAGGATGAAACTCACGGATATGCGAAGGACATCAATACTGATCAAAGTACAAATGGAAATGTAATCAAAATGACCAGCAACCAACCAAACCCAGAAAGAGAACCTTCCCAAAATCAAAAAGATTCTTCCCCTGAACCCCCTGAAAGCAACCAGCCGTCTGTAATTGAAGTTTATGTAGAAGTGAATGTTCAGGAACAGAAAGGCAACGTCCAAAGTCATAGCAAAACCAATAAGCAACAATTGGTGGCGTCTAAAAGGAGACGACAACCGTTTTCACCTTCGCCTTCCGTTTTGGCCAGCTGTCCCTCAGAGACCTCCATCGTTTCAGCAGCAGCTCTAGAAGAACTGTCCGACCTCCGCAGCTACTACAGCGAACAGCTGAGGAGGATAAACTACACTTCCCATGAGCAGCTGCAGGAATCCGGTTCAGGAATGCTGACTTGTATAAGAGAGCCGCTACGAAGTCTCCGGCTGCCCTCTAGTACCACGTTAGCCAAAAGTGCGAGGAATTTGTGGACACGCGTTAGTATGAGAAGAAAACTGATCCAGTGA
- the recql gene encoding ATP-dependent DNA helicase Q1 isoform X2, which yields MASIAEKEEARAELESVEAELELLELQISELLEKQASLTSRKNKLLKILDGSCVSAQPSGSAKLSKLTFSKKDLQHYEESDFSWSKEAEEKLAKVFNLTKFRPLQRAAINLTLSGRDLFLVMPTGRGKSLCYQLPSVCCKGFTLVIAPLVSLMEDQLMYLKSINVPAVTLNASSSKEDSKYVMAGMIDKNSPFKLLYVTPEKIAKSKLLMSKLEKAYNMGLLERIAVDEVHCCSQWGHDFRPDYKLLGILKRQFPKVPLIGLTATATSSVLNDCQKILCVQDPVTLTAPFNRPNLYYEVRFKNGDESTKEIAALIKGKYKDQSGIVYVFSQKDAETVSAELQQKGVLAQPYHANMEPSNKTLVHHQWASKKIQVVVATVAFGMGIDKADVRFVIHHTISKSMENYYQESGRAGRDDRPADCVVFYGFADIFRVSTMVVMENTGQQKLQNMVAYCQNVDRCRRAIMAIHFDEVWDDEECNKACDVCRHGNDYITMDITKHAREVVAIVELAASLDEKMTPLKVCDTWMGKGSSKVRKMAKVTTLSRLEVESIIVHLLLNGYFSEDFSFTPYTTYFYLKAGRKAGLLKNENHTVTMKMRRKVPTPSSSVIKSENQSDLWTCSGVDFIKSEWRTKRRIRRRWRNLGQASEAVQQAVIAMKQKGSKRRRQRRARRQYVQSTVLSLQDVKPVFKIKSRRFRYRVKQVNLTGGSGDKSSAKLKPKEGKRPAEKAGKNPVAKKIKKEPAP from the exons ATGGCCAGCATTGCCGAAAAAG AAGAAGCTCGGGCCGAGTTGGAGTCCGTCGAAGCCGAGTTGGAGTTGTTGGAGCTGCAGATATCTGAGCTCCTGGAGAAGCAGGCATCTCTAACCTCCAGGAAAAACAAACTCCTGAAGATTCTCGATGGCTCCTGTGTTTCTGCTCAGCCTTCGGGGTCTGCGAAGCTGTCCAAACTCACCTTCAGCAAAAAAGACCTGCAGCACTATGAGGAGTCAG ATTTCTCATGGTCAAAAGAGGCAGAGGAGAAACTCGCAAAAGTGTTCAATCTCACCAAGTTCCGACCTCTTCAGCGAGCCGCGATCAACCTCACCTTGTCTGGAAGAGACCTCTTTTTGGTGATGCCTACAGGCCGCGGCAAGAGCTTGTGCTACCAGCTACCATCTGTGTGCTGTAAAG GCTTTACGCTGGTCATAGCACCGCTGGTGTCTCTGATGGAGGATCAACTCATGTATCTGAAGTCCATCAACGTTCCTGCTGTAACACTTAATGCTTCAAGTTCAAAG GAGGATTCTAAATATGTCATGGCAGGTATGATTGATAAAAACAGCCCGTTCAAACTGCTCTACGTCACGCCGGAGAAGATCGCCAAGAGTAAACTGCTGATGTCTAAGCTGGAGAAAGCGTATAATATGGGTCTGCTGGAGCGCATCGCTGTGGACGAAGTTCACTGCTGCAGTCAGTGGGGTCATGACTTCAGACCAG ATTACAAGCTCCTGGGTATTCTCAAACGTCAGTTCCCTAAAGTCCCACTGATCGGTCTGACTGCCACTGCGACCAGCAGCGTTCTGAATGACTGCCAGAAGATCCTGTGTGTTCAGGATCCAGTCACACTTACTGCACCATTTAACAGGCCTAATCTCTATTACGAG gtTCGATTTAAAAATGGAGACGAGTCGACTAAAGAAATTGCAGCTCTGATTAAAGGAAAATACAAGGACCAATCAG GAATAGTGTACGTGTTCTCACAGAAAGATGCAGAGACTGTGTCTGCAGAGCTGCAGCAGAAGGGCGTCCTGGCTCAGCCGTACCACGCAAACATGGAGCCTTCAAACAAGACCCTGGTGCATCATCAGTGGGCTAGCAAAAAGATTCAG GTGGTCGTTGCTACGGTGGCGTTTGGAATGGGTATTGACAAAGCTGATGTGCGGTTTGTTATCCACCATACCATCAGCAAGTCCATGGAGAACTACTATCAGGAGAGTGGACGTGCAG gaaGAGATGACCGTCCAGCAGACTGTGTCGTGTTCTATGGATTTGCAGATATTTTCAGGGTCAGCACCATGGTTGTGATGGAGAACACCGGCCAGCAGAAGCTTCAAAACATGGTGGCTTATTGTCAGAATGTGGACAG GTGCCGGCGAGCTATCATGGCCATTCACTTTGATGAAGTTTGGGACGATGAAGAGTGCAACAAGGCGTGTGATGTGTGTCGTCATGGCAATG ACTACATTACCATGGACATTACCAAGCACGCACGTGAAGTGGTGGCCATCGTAGAGTTGGCCGCATCTCTGGACGAGAAGATGACTCCGCTGAAGGTGTGCGATACCTGGATGGGGAAAGGCAGCAGCAAGGTCCGTAAAATGGCCAAAGTCACGACCCTGTCACGCCTGGAGGTGGAATCCATCATTGTTCATCTTTTACTGAATGGCTACTTCAG tgaAGATTTCAGCTTCACGCCCTACACTACCTACTTTTACCTGAAAGCAGGACGTAAAGCTGGCCTACTGAAGAATGAAAACCACACAGTAAcgatgaagatgaggaggaaaGTGCCTACACCGAGCTCAAGT GTCATCAAGAGTGAAAATCAGTCTGACCTTTGGACATGCTCTGGTGTGGATTTCATAAAG TCTGAGTGGCGTACAAAACGCAGAAtaaggaggaggtggagaaacCTCGGGCAAGCCAGTGAGGCAGTGCAGCAGGCCGTGATCGCCATGAAACAGAAGGGAAGTAAAAGACGACGCCAGCGGCGAGCACGTAGACAGTACGTTCAGAGCACTGTGCTCAGCTTGCAGGATGTTAAGCCTGTGTTTAAAATCAAGAGCAGACGCTTCCGCTACAGAGTCAAGCAG GTCAATCTGACAGGAGGCAGCGGAGATAAGAGTAGTGCCAAGCTAAAAccaaaagaaggaaaaagaccGGCTGAGAAGGCTGGGAAAAACCCTGTGGCCAAGAAAATCAAGAAAGAACCTGCCCCCTAG
- the recql gene encoding ATP-dependent DNA helicase Q1 isoform X3, translating to MASIAEKEEARAELESVEAELELLELQISELLEKQASLTSRKNKLLKILDGSCVSAQPSGSAKLSKLTFSKKDLQHYEESDFSWSKEAEEKLAKVFNLTKFRPLQRAAINLTLSGRDLFLVMPTGRGKSLCYQLPSVCCKGFTLVIAPLVSLMEDQLMYLKSINVPAVTLNASSSKEDSKYVMAGMIDKNSPFKLLYVTPEKIAKSKLLMSKLEKAYNMGLLERIAVDEVHCCSQWGHDFRPDYKLLGILKRQFPKVPLIGLTATATSSVLNDCQKILCVQDPVTLTAPFNRPNLYYEVRFKNGDESTKEIAALIKGKYKDQSGIVYVFSQKDAETVSAELQQKGVLAQPYHANMEPSNKTLVHHQWASKKIQVVVATVAFGMGIDKADVRFVIHHTISKSMENYYQESGRAGRDDRPADCVVFYGFADIFRVSTMVVMENTGQQKLQNMVAYCQNVDRCRRAIMAIHFDEVWDDEECNKACDVCRHGNDYITMDITKHAREVVAIVELAASLDEKMTPLKVCDTWMGKGSSKVRKMAKVTTLSRLEVESIIVHLLLNGYFSEDFSFTPYTTYFYLKAGRKAGLLKNENHTVTMKMRRKVPTPSSSVNLTGGSGDKSSAKLKPKEGKRPAEKAGKNPVAKKIKKEPAP from the exons ATGGCCAGCATTGCCGAAAAAG AAGAAGCTCGGGCCGAGTTGGAGTCCGTCGAAGCCGAGTTGGAGTTGTTGGAGCTGCAGATATCTGAGCTCCTGGAGAAGCAGGCATCTCTAACCTCCAGGAAAAACAAACTCCTGAAGATTCTCGATGGCTCCTGTGTTTCTGCTCAGCCTTCGGGGTCTGCGAAGCTGTCCAAACTCACCTTCAGCAAAAAAGACCTGCAGCACTATGAGGAGTCAG ATTTCTCATGGTCAAAAGAGGCAGAGGAGAAACTCGCAAAAGTGTTCAATCTCACCAAGTTCCGACCTCTTCAGCGAGCCGCGATCAACCTCACCTTGTCTGGAAGAGACCTCTTTTTGGTGATGCCTACAGGCCGCGGCAAGAGCTTGTGCTACCAGCTACCATCTGTGTGCTGTAAAG GCTTTACGCTGGTCATAGCACCGCTGGTGTCTCTGATGGAGGATCAACTCATGTATCTGAAGTCCATCAACGTTCCTGCTGTAACACTTAATGCTTCAAGTTCAAAG GAGGATTCTAAATATGTCATGGCAGGTATGATTGATAAAAACAGCCCGTTCAAACTGCTCTACGTCACGCCGGAGAAGATCGCCAAGAGTAAACTGCTGATGTCTAAGCTGGAGAAAGCGTATAATATGGGTCTGCTGGAGCGCATCGCTGTGGACGAAGTTCACTGCTGCAGTCAGTGGGGTCATGACTTCAGACCAG ATTACAAGCTCCTGGGTATTCTCAAACGTCAGTTCCCTAAAGTCCCACTGATCGGTCTGACTGCCACTGCGACCAGCAGCGTTCTGAATGACTGCCAGAAGATCCTGTGTGTTCAGGATCCAGTCACACTTACTGCACCATTTAACAGGCCTAATCTCTATTACGAG gtTCGATTTAAAAATGGAGACGAGTCGACTAAAGAAATTGCAGCTCTGATTAAAGGAAAATACAAGGACCAATCAG GAATAGTGTACGTGTTCTCACAGAAAGATGCAGAGACTGTGTCTGCAGAGCTGCAGCAGAAGGGCGTCCTGGCTCAGCCGTACCACGCAAACATGGAGCCTTCAAACAAGACCCTGGTGCATCATCAGTGGGCTAGCAAAAAGATTCAG GTGGTCGTTGCTACGGTGGCGTTTGGAATGGGTATTGACAAAGCTGATGTGCGGTTTGTTATCCACCATACCATCAGCAAGTCCATGGAGAACTACTATCAGGAGAGTGGACGTGCAG gaaGAGATGACCGTCCAGCAGACTGTGTCGTGTTCTATGGATTTGCAGATATTTTCAGGGTCAGCACCATGGTTGTGATGGAGAACACCGGCCAGCAGAAGCTTCAAAACATGGTGGCTTATTGTCAGAATGTGGACAG GTGCCGGCGAGCTATCATGGCCATTCACTTTGATGAAGTTTGGGACGATGAAGAGTGCAACAAGGCGTGTGATGTGTGTCGTCATGGCAATG ACTACATTACCATGGACATTACCAAGCACGCACGTGAAGTGGTGGCCATCGTAGAGTTGGCCGCATCTCTGGACGAGAAGATGACTCCGCTGAAGGTGTGCGATACCTGGATGGGGAAAGGCAGCAGCAAGGTCCGTAAAATGGCCAAAGTCACGACCCTGTCACGCCTGGAGGTGGAATCCATCATTGTTCATCTTTTACTGAATGGCTACTTCAG tgaAGATTTCAGCTTCACGCCCTACACTACCTACTTTTACCTGAAAGCAGGACGTAAAGCTGGCCTACTGAAGAATGAAAACCACACAGTAAcgatgaagatgaggaggaaaGTGCCTACACCGAGCTCAAGT GTCAATCTGACAGGAGGCAGCGGAGATAAGAGTAGTGCCAAGCTAAAAccaaaagaaggaaaaagaccGGCTGAGAAGGCTGGGAAAAACCCTGTGGCCAAGAAAATCAAGAAAGAACCTGCCCCCTAG